In one Janibacter cremeus genomic region, the following are encoded:
- a CDS encoding PHP domain-containing protein, whose translation MQPLTPLAAPVDPVEALRRIGFLLERARQHSRRVEAFRGAVGVVRELSEVEVAQRAEDGTLTELPGIGKSTAGVIGQAVRGELPDYLVRQQEEHGGPLVEGGDAYAAAVIGDCHLHSDWSDGGSPIDEMVLTAVELGQEWMVLTDHSPRLRIANGLSPQRLAQQLGLLARIDESVGDVFTLMSGIEVDILDDGTLDQSEEMLGRLDLVTASVHSKLRMAKGAMTRRMLTAVRNPRVNVLGHCTGRLVTGGRGTRPQSDFDARAVFEACAEHDVAVEINSRPERCDPPDELIELALEAGCLFAIDSDAHAPGQLEMKVYGAERAERLGVPMERIVTTWDADRVREWARSS comes from the coding sequence ATGCAGCCCCTCACTCCGCTCGCGGCGCCCGTCGACCCGGTCGAGGCGCTGCGGCGCATCGGCTTCCTCCTGGAGCGCGCACGGCAGCACAGTCGCCGGGTGGAGGCCTTCCGGGGCGCCGTCGGCGTGGTGCGCGAGCTGAGCGAGGTGGAGGTGGCCCAGCGGGCCGAGGACGGCACCCTGACCGAGCTGCCCGGCATCGGGAAGTCCACCGCCGGCGTCATCGGGCAGGCGGTGCGCGGGGAGCTGCCCGACTACCTCGTCCGGCAGCAGGAGGAGCACGGCGGCCCGCTCGTCGAGGGTGGCGACGCGTACGCCGCCGCCGTCATCGGCGACTGCCACCTGCACTCCGACTGGTCGGACGGCGGCAGCCCGATCGACGAGATGGTCCTCACCGCCGTCGAGCTGGGACAGGAGTGGATGGTGCTGACCGACCACTCGCCACGACTGCGGATCGCGAACGGCCTGTCGCCCCAACGCCTCGCGCAGCAGCTGGGCCTGCTCGCACGCATCGACGAGTCCGTGGGCGATGTCTTCACCCTGATGTCCGGGATCGAGGTCGACATCCTCGACGACGGCACGCTCGACCAGAGCGAGGAGATGCTCGGTCGGCTCGACCTGGTCACCGCGTCCGTGCACTCCAAGCTGCGCATGGCGAAGGGGGCGATGACCCGGCGCATGCTCACTGCGGTGCGCAACCCCCGGGTCAACGTCCTCGGCCACTGCACGGGGCGCCTCGTCACCGGGGGACGCGGCACCCGCCCGCAGAGCGACTTCGACGCCCGCGCGGTCTTCGAGGCCTGCGCGGAGCACGACGTCGCCGTCGAGATCAACTCCCGACCCGAGCGGTGCGACCCCCCGGACGAGCTGATCGAGCTGGCCCTGGAGGCCGGGTGCCTCTTCGCCATCGACTCCGACGCGCACGCACCCGGGCAGCTGGAGATGAAGGTGTACGGCGCGGAGCGGGCCGAGCGCCTCGGGGTGCCGATGGAGCGGATCGTCACGACCTGGGACGCCGACAGGGTGCGCGAGTGGGCCCGTTCGTCCTGA
- a CDS encoding GuaB1 family IMP dehydrogenase-related protein: MEFLNGLQPQFDLTYDDVFMVPRRSEVASRHGVDLRTSDGTGTTMPLVVANMTAIAGRRMAETTARRGGLTVLPQDIPVDVVAEVISFVKDRHHVHDTAITLDPSVTVGEALALLPKRAHDAAVVVEGGRPVGLVTERDLVGVDRFTQVRTVMSADPMTLSTDVDPRTAYEELHRTRRRVAPVVDASGALVGVQTRKGAVRASMYTPALDAEGRLRVAAAVGINGDVAGKAKAILEAGADVLVVDTAHGHQTKMLEALAAVRSVDPQVPVVAGNVVSAEGTRDLIEAGADIVKVGVGPGAMCTTRMMTAVGRPQFSAVLECAAAARGLGKHVWADGGVRHPRDVALALAAGASNVMIGSWFAGTLESPGDLVTAPDGRRYKESFGMASARAVRGRTAGDSPFDRARKSHFEEGISASRMYIDSSGPGVEDVIDQIIAGVRSSCTYAGASTLEEFHERALVGLQSTAGFAEGRPLHSSW; encoded by the coding sequence GTGGAGTTCCTCAACGGCCTGCAGCCCCAGTTCGACCTGACCTACGACGACGTCTTCATGGTCCCGCGTCGCAGCGAGGTGGCCAGCCGGCACGGCGTGGACCTGCGCACGAGCGACGGGACCGGCACGACGATGCCGCTCGTCGTGGCCAACATGACCGCGATCGCCGGCCGGCGCATGGCCGAGACCACGGCCCGTCGTGGCGGCCTGACGGTCCTCCCCCAGGACATCCCGGTGGACGTGGTCGCGGAGGTCATCTCCTTCGTCAAGGACCGCCACCACGTCCACGACACCGCGATCACGCTCGACCCGAGCGTGACCGTGGGTGAGGCCCTCGCCCTGCTGCCGAAGCGGGCCCACGACGCGGCGGTCGTCGTCGAGGGTGGCCGACCCGTCGGCCTCGTCACCGAGCGCGACCTCGTCGGCGTCGACCGATTCACCCAGGTGCGCACCGTGATGTCCGCCGACCCGATGACGCTGTCGACCGACGTCGACCCGCGCACGGCCTACGAGGAGCTGCACCGGACCCGCCGTCGGGTGGCGCCCGTCGTCGACGCCTCCGGGGCGCTCGTGGGCGTGCAGACGAGGAAGGGGGCGGTGCGGGCGAGCATGTACACCCCCGCCCTCGACGCCGAGGGCCGGTTGCGGGTCGCGGCCGCCGTCGGCATCAACGGAGACGTGGCCGGCAAGGCCAAGGCGATCCTCGAGGCGGGGGCGGACGTCCTGGTCGTCGACACCGCGCACGGCCACCAGACCAAGATGCTCGAGGCCCTCGCCGCCGTGCGGTCCGTCGACCCGCAGGTGCCGGTGGTCGCCGGCAACGTCGTCTCCGCGGAGGGCACCCGTGACCTCATCGAGGCGGGCGCGGACATCGTCAAGGTCGGGGTGGGCCCCGGCGCCATGTGCACCACCCGGATGATGACCGCCGTCGGCCGGCCGCAGTTCTCCGCCGTCCTGGAGTGCGCGGCCGCCGCGCGCGGGCTCGGCAAGCACGTGTGGGCCGACGGCGGTGTCCGTCACCCGCGCGACGTCGCCCTCGCGCTGGCCGCGGGCGCGAGCAACGTCATGATCGGCTCTTGGTTCGCCGGGACGCTCGAGTCCCCCGGTGACCTCGTCACCGCCCCGGACGGCCGTCGCTACAAGGAGTCCTTCGGGATGGCCTCGGCTCGTGCGGTGCGTGGACGGACCGCGGGGGACTCCCCCTTCGACCGGGCGCGCAAGTCGCACTTCGAGGAGGGCATCTCGGCCTCCCGGATGTACATCGACTCGTCCGGGCCGGGGGTCGAGGACGTCATCGACCAGATCATCGCGGGCGTGCGCAGCAGTTGCACGTACGCCGGCGCCTCGACACTGGAGGAGTTCCACGAGCGGGCCCTCGTCGGCCTCCAGTCCACCGCGGGCTTCGCCGAGGGACGGCCACTGCACTCCTCCTGGTGA
- a CDS encoding DUF445 domain-containing protein: protein MNFFQETPADAQRRAGLRRMRFVATGLLVLAAIVYVLTLRLDHDGVWGFVNTAAEAGMVGALADWFAVTALFRHPLGIPVPHTALVKKRKDELGRSLQEFVSENFLTEEIARERLAAARVAERLGRWLGEPANRQRVLGEVAVGGTRGLERISDEDVHDFLAQLLLPRLSREPVSPILGALLEGVVADGNHRGLVDLGIDEVHRWLRDNPDLFAAVVGEKAPWWSPEWLDDRVIAWTYEQALSWLAEMRADNAHPARVALDDLLRRLADDLQHDPDVMASAESLKERLLAHPQVPTSAVAVWQSLRSSLLGAMADRDSYFWTRGDQLLVDLGGHLTSDRVWQERLETHLSEVVAFFVNTYGDELAGVISVTVARWDADEASERIELFVGRDLQFIRINGTVVGALAGVVIHSVSVLIS from the coding sequence GTGAACTTCTTCCAGGAGACCCCCGCAGATGCCCAACGACGGGCCGGACTGCGTCGGATGCGGTTCGTCGCCACCGGCCTGCTGGTCCTCGCCGCGATCGTCTACGTCCTCACCCTGCGCCTCGACCACGACGGGGTGTGGGGCTTCGTCAACACGGCCGCCGAGGCCGGCATGGTCGGTGCCCTCGCGGACTGGTTCGCGGTCACCGCGCTCTTCCGCCACCCCTTGGGCATCCCCGTGCCCCACACGGCCCTGGTGAAGAAGCGCAAGGACGAGCTGGGGCGCAGCCTGCAGGAGTTCGTCTCGGAGAACTTCCTGACCGAGGAGATCGCCCGCGAGCGGCTGGCCGCGGCCCGGGTCGCCGAGCGCCTGGGTCGGTGGCTGGGGGAACCGGCGAACCGGCAGCGCGTCCTCGGCGAGGTCGCGGTCGGTGGGACGCGCGGACTGGAGCGCATCAGCGACGAGGACGTCCACGACTTCCTCGCACAGCTGCTCCTGCCGCGGTTGTCCCGGGAGCCGGTCAGCCCCATCCTCGGGGCCCTCCTCGAGGGCGTGGTCGCCGACGGCAACCACCGGGGCCTCGTCGACCTGGGCATCGACGAGGTCCACCGGTGGCTCCGGGACAACCCCGACCTCTTCGCCGCCGTCGTCGGGGAGAAGGCGCCGTGGTGGTCACCGGAGTGGCTCGACGACCGGGTCATCGCCTGGACCTACGAGCAGGCCCTGTCGTGGTTGGCCGAGATGCGGGCGGACAACGCCCACCCCGCCCGGGTGGCGCTGGACGACCTCCTGCGCCGGCTCGCCGACGACCTGCAGCACGACCCGGACGTCATGGCCAGCGCGGAGTCGCTCAAGGAGCGGCTGCTCGCCCACCCGCAGGTGCCGACGAGTGCCGTGGCCGTGTGGCAGTCGCTGCGGTCCTCGTTGCTCGGTGCGATGGCCGATCGGGACTCCTACTTCTGGACCCGTGGGGACCAGCTGCTGGTCGACCTCGGGGGGCACCTCACCTCCGACCGGGTCTGGCAGGAGCGGCTGGAGACCCATCTGAGCGAGGTGGTCGCGTTCTTCGTCAACACCTACGGCGACGAGCTCGCCGGGGTGATCTCCGTGACCGTGGCGCGCTGGGACGCGGACGAGGCGAGCGAGCGCATCGAGCTCTTCGTCGGGCGCGACCTGCAGTTCATCCGGATCAACGGCACGGTCGTGGGTGCGCTCGCCGGAGTGGTCATCCACTCGGTCAGTGTGCTGATCAGCTGA
- a CDS encoding acyltransferase family protein produces the protein MASTIGSALAGRDNSLNAVRLVLAAAVILAHSWTIGGYGDTIFHWIGANSVNGFFALSGFLIAGSRLRHDFRHYITRRAQRIFPGFWACLVVIALFFSPLGALLSGVSWDPGDALAYIRNNAGLVIVDREIGQTLAASPEGANWNRSLWSLMHEFIAYIVCGVLLGVLWVRRNLALAAGAVVAVLPLAYVAVPDLDGPAHMVNDSLRLLSFYFAGVLAYALRHRIRTSHAVAGLAAVTVLAAGFTSETLLHAATPIPLTYLLLHIGSTWRTQIAAEEDASFGLYIYGYPVQQLLAMLGLGALLPVWGFALASMALTFPLALASWRYVEKPAMGLRLARARIPMVGPAVPVPAPGAAMAQREWDHHASTTLTVGR, from the coding sequence ATGGCCAGCACGATCGGATCCGCGCTGGCCGGACGCGACAACTCCCTCAACGCTGTCCGGCTCGTGCTCGCGGCTGCAGTGATCCTCGCCCACTCGTGGACGATCGGGGGGTACGGCGACACCATCTTCCACTGGATCGGGGCCAACAGCGTCAACGGCTTCTTCGCGCTGTCCGGCTTCCTCATCGCCGGCAGCCGGCTGCGCCACGACTTCCGCCACTACATCACGCGTCGCGCCCAGCGCATCTTCCCGGGATTCTGGGCCTGCCTGGTCGTCATCGCCCTCTTCTTCTCCCCGCTCGGGGCGCTGCTCAGCGGCGTCAGCTGGGACCCCGGGGACGCCCTCGCCTACATCCGCAACAACGCGGGTCTGGTCATCGTCGACCGGGAGATCGGGCAGACCCTGGCGGCCTCGCCGGAGGGCGCCAACTGGAACCGCTCGCTGTGGTCGCTGATGCACGAGTTCATCGCCTACATCGTGTGCGGCGTGCTGCTCGGCGTGCTCTGGGTGCGCCGCAACCTCGCCCTGGCTGCCGGCGCCGTCGTCGCCGTCCTCCCGCTGGCCTACGTGGCCGTCCCGGACCTCGACGGCCCGGCGCACATGGTCAACGACAGCCTGCGACTGCTCTCCTTCTACTTCGCCGGCGTCCTGGCCTACGCACTGCGTCACCGGATCCGCACCTCCCACGCGGTGGCCGGCCTCGCCGCGGTGACCGTCCTGGCCGCCGGGTTCACCTCCGAGACGCTCCTCCATGCCGCCACACCGATCCCGCTGACGTACCTGTTGCTGCACATCGGCTCGACTTGGCGGACGCAGATCGCTGCGGAGGAGGACGCCTCCTTCGGTCTCTACATCTACGGCTACCCCGTCCAGCAGCTGCTCGCGATGCTCGGCCTCGGCGCGCTCCTCCCGGTGTGGGGCTTCGCCCTGGCCTCGATGGCGCTCACCTTCCCGCTCGCGCTCGCCTCATGGCGCTACGTGGAAAAACCGGCCATGGGCCTGCGACTGGCCCGGGCCCGCATCCCGATGGTCGGCCCGGCGGTCCCCGTCCCGGCCCCGGGCGCGGCCATGGCGCAGCGCGAGTGGGACCACCACGCGTCCACCACCCTCACGGTCGGCCGCTGA
- a CDS encoding NAD(P)/FAD-dependent oxidoreductase, producing MNSPTPPPTKVAVIGAGMVGLSTAWFLQEHGVEVEVLDRDSVAAGSSWGNAGWITPGLSTPLPDPAVLSYGIKAVVSPSSPVYVPVTADPRLLRFLATFTRNSTMRRWSRSMRSLVPINECALSAFDALEAGGVSSPVHEATSFIAGYRTRSETEFLLTELEHIAASGQDVGFEELTGDQVREIEPTFSDEVGAGIRLLGQRYLNPIEYVQALADSVRARGGKVREGARVTGITDEAKGVRLAIAGGGTETFDRVVVATGTWLDHLARPFGVRTHVQAGRGYSFSVPIDHVPHGPIYLPNERVACTPLGDRLRVAGMMEFRPPEAALDHRRVEAVVEAARPFLSGVDLDDRRDEWVGSRPCTPDGLPLIGASKSPHVHIAGGHGMWGMTLGPATGQLLAKTMVTGRPAPELTPFDPLR from the coding sequence ATGAACTCCCCCACTCCCCCTCCCACGAAGGTCGCCGTCATCGGCGCCGGCATGGTCGGACTGTCAACCGCGTGGTTCCTCCAGGAGCACGGCGTGGAGGTCGAGGTCCTGGACCGCGACAGCGTGGCGGCCGGCTCCTCGTGGGGCAACGCCGGGTGGATCACCCCCGGCCTGTCGACGCCCCTGCCGGACCCTGCGGTCCTCTCCTACGGCATCAAGGCCGTCGTCTCCCCCTCGTCGCCCGTCTACGTCCCGGTGACCGCGGACCCGCGTCTGCTGCGCTTCCTCGCGACGTTCACCCGCAACAGCACGATGCGCCGCTGGTCCCGCTCGATGCGTTCGCTCGTGCCGATCAACGAGTGCGCCCTGTCGGCCTTCGACGCCCTCGAGGCGGGCGGCGTCAGCTCACCGGTTCACGAGGCGACCTCGTTCATCGCCGGGTACCGCACCAGGTCCGAGACGGAGTTCCTGCTCACCGAGCTCGAGCACATCGCCGCCTCCGGCCAGGACGTCGGCTTCGAGGAGCTCACCGGCGACCAGGTGCGCGAGATCGAGCCGACCTTCTCCGACGAGGTCGGGGCCGGCATCCGCCTGCTCGGCCAGCGCTACCTCAACCCCATCGAGTACGTCCAGGCGCTCGCGGACTCCGTGCGTGCCCGCGGCGGCAAGGTCCGCGAGGGCGCGCGCGTCACCGGCATCACGGACGAGGCGAAGGGGGTCCGCCTGGCGATCGCGGGAGGGGGCACCGAGACCTTCGACCGGGTCGTCGTCGCCACGGGTACGTGGCTGGACCACCTGGCCCGCCCCTTCGGCGTGCGCACCCACGTCCAGGCCGGCCGGGGCTACAGCTTCAGCGTGCCGATCGACCACGTCCCGCACGGGCCGATCTACCTGCCGAACGAGCGGGTGGCCTGCACGCCGCTGGGTGATCGGCTGCGCGTGGCCGGGATGATGGAGTTCCGCCCGCCGGAGGCGGCGCTCGACCATCGGCGCGTCGAGGCGGTCGTCGAGGCGGCCCGCCCCTTCCTCAGTGGCGTCGACCTCGACGACCGGCGGGACGAGTGGGTCGGGTCGCGCCCCTGCACCCCCGACGGCCTGCCGCTCATCGGCGCGTCGAAGTCGCCGCACGTGCACATCGCCGGCGGCCACGGCATGTGGGGCATGACCCTGGGCCCGGCCACCGGGCAGCTCCTGGCCAAGACCATGGTGACCGGCCGTCCGGCGCCGGAGCTGACCCCCTTCGACCCCCTGCGCTGA